One stretch of Pontiella desulfatans DNA includes these proteins:
- a CDS encoding SH3 domain-containing protein yields MRFLLVLLAAVATAGAQTNEAPKVRVTGDRVSLRAKPSLDGELLDRAMRGEEMVCFEKTNGWVAVQAPESLNFWVAGEYIKLSPEDAGKGIVTPKKLNVRSGPSKNYNVVAVVQGDDAVSVRGEFNDWLKISPPIGSRVWISEDYVEIVEAPGPEPVAVATPEPSTVPEPAAEDEDEDELPPLMLVLDDSKPQGKVDRIPGVLRRANPGLYKLVLIAGEIEEPICLVRGRESQLEKMLNRSLLIEGKIYWVKDVDLPVIQPDKINLDPIIVD; encoded by the coding sequence ATGAGATTTTTACTAGTGCTGTTGGCCGCCGTTGCAACGGCAGGCGCCCAAACGAACGAGGCGCCCAAGGTTCGCGTGACCGGCGACCGCGTGAGCCTCCGCGCAAAGCCGTCGCTCGATGGGGAGCTGCTCGACCGGGCCATGCGTGGCGAGGAAATGGTCTGTTTTGAAAAAACGAACGGCTGGGTGGCGGTGCAGGCGCCCGAGAGCCTTAATTTTTGGGTGGCCGGTGAATATATCAAGCTTTCGCCGGAAGATGCCGGCAAGGGCATCGTTACCCCCAAGAAGCTGAATGTCCGCTCCGGCCCCAGCAAAAACTACAATGTCGTGGCCGTCGTTCAGGGCGATGATGCGGTTTCCGTGCGCGGTGAATTCAACGATTGGCTGAAGATTTCCCCCCCCATTGGAAGCCGGGTCTGGATCAGCGAAGACTATGTTGAAATCGTCGAGGCCCCCGGGCCCGAACCCGTGGCCGTGGCCACGCCGGAACCTTCGACCGTGCCCGAACCCGCGGCCGAGGACGAAGACGAAGACGAGCTGCCGCCCCTGATGCTGGTGCTCGACGATTCCAAGCCGCAGGGCAAGGTGGACCGGATCCCCGGGGTGCTGCGACGCGCAAATCCCGGACTCTACAAACTGGTGCTGATTGCCGGCGAAATCGAGGAGCCGATCTGCCTGGTGCGCGGTCGCGAAAGCCAGCTGGAAAAAATGCTGAACCGCTCCCTCTTGATCGAAGGCAAGATCTATTGGGTCAAGGATGTGGATCTTCCCGTCATCCAGCCCGATAAAATCAACCTCGATCCGATCATCGTAGACTAA
- a CDS encoding ComF family protein has product MKWFLDMVYPRNCIGCGVPSPETFRFICWDCWTDAAKVEPPFCKLCGDPVAGAVDHGFTCYSCTAAKPSFDAARSATRYDGVVGEALRQLKYDKALWLAPDLAAVLRNCLLAEYPGRRFDLVVPVPLYHVRRRGRGYNQSAVLAKELGRRIGCPSMPGMLRRIQPTTTQTNLTAPQRLSNVKNAFESRRQKWLAGRRVLLVDDVMTTGATVDACAKALKQGGASSVHVLTVARG; this is encoded by the coding sequence ATGAAATGGTTTCTCGATATGGTCTATCCCCGCAACTGCATCGGCTGCGGGGTTCCTTCGCCCGAGACCTTCCGGTTCATCTGCTGGGACTGCTGGACCGATGCGGCAAAGGTTGAACCCCCGTTCTGCAAGCTGTGCGGAGATCCGGTCGCCGGCGCGGTCGACCACGGTTTCACCTGCTATTCCTGCACCGCCGCAAAACCCTCCTTCGATGCCGCCCGCTCGGCAACCCGCTACGACGGGGTGGTGGGCGAGGCGCTCCGGCAGCTTAAATACGATAAGGCGCTCTGGCTTGCGCCGGATTTGGCCGCCGTGCTCAGGAATTGCCTTTTGGCGGAATATCCGGGACGTCGGTTCGACCTGGTGGTCCCCGTGCCGCTATACCATGTCCGCCGCCGGGGCCGCGGCTACAACCAGTCGGCCGTGCTCGCCAAGGAGCTGGGCCGGCGAATCGGCTGCCCATCCATGCCCGGAATGCTCCGCCGAATTCAGCCCACCACCACGCAAACGAATTTGACAGCCCCGCAACGGCTTAGTAACGTCAAGAACGCTTTTGAATCGAGGAGACAGAAGTGGCTGGCTGGACGACGCGTCCTGCTGGTCGATGATGTGATGACCACGGGAGCAACCGTGGATGCATGCGCAAAAGCCCTTAAACAGGGTGGGGCGTCGTCGGTACATGTGCTGACGGTGGCGCGCGGATAA
- the accD gene encoding acetyl-CoA carboxylase, carboxyltransferase subunit beta: MALFGSSKKNYSTITVKKRDVPDGLWMKCPSCGEIVYKEEVADNLEVCTKCGHHFTLGRQARIDLLSDAGTFEEWAGGIKSVDTLGFTGQQSYIDKLKANQEKSGWDDAITVGGCKLNGREIGLGVMDFSFLGASMGSVVGERVTYLIERSTREGRPVLLSCASGGARMYEGLLSLMQMAKTSAALARHASAGLAFIPILTHPTMAGVMASFATLGDLIVAEPEALIGFAGPRVIKETTQQDLPEGFQRSEFLQQHGLIDMVVPRKELRDRMALVLEYLCDE; this comes from the coding sequence ATGGCTTTGTTTGGCAGCAGCAAAAAAAACTATTCAACCATCACCGTCAAAAAGCGCGATGTGCCCGACGGCCTGTGGATGAAGTGCCCGTCCTGCGGCGAAATCGTCTATAAGGAAGAGGTTGCCGACAACCTTGAAGTCTGCACCAAGTGCGGCCACCATTTTACGCTGGGCCGCCAGGCGCGCATCGATCTGTTGTCCGATGCAGGCACCTTCGAGGAGTGGGCCGGTGGCATCAAATCGGTCGACACCCTCGGCTTCACCGGCCAGCAGTCCTATATCGACAAGCTCAAGGCCAACCAGGAAAAATCGGGATGGGACGACGCCATCACCGTTGGCGGCTGCAAGCTCAATGGACGCGAGATCGGCCTGGGGGTGATGGACTTTTCGTTCCTGGGCGCCTCCATGGGCAGCGTGGTTGGTGAACGGGTAACCTATCTCATCGAGCGCAGCACCCGCGAAGGCCGCCCGGTATTGCTTTCGTGTGCATCGGGCGGTGCCCGCATGTACGAAGGCCTGCTGAGCCTCATGCAAATGGCCAAGACCAGCGCCGCGTTGGCCCGGCACGCCTCCGCCGGATTGGCGTTCATCCCGATCCTGACCCACCCGACCATGGCCGGCGTCATGGCCAGTTTCGCCACCTTGGGCGACCTCATCGTCGCCGAGCCCGAGGCGCTCATTGGCTTTGCCGGTCCGCGCGTCATCAAGGAAACCACCCAGCAGGATCTGCCGGAAGGTTTCCAGCGTTCCGAATTCCTCCAGCAGCACGGCCTCATCGATATGGTGGTTCCGCGCAAGGAACTGCGCGACCGCATGGCCCTCGTGCTCGAATACCTCTGCGACGAGTAG
- a CDS encoding bifunctional folylpolyglutamate synthase/dihydrofolate synthase yields the protein MSDSYKKLFQRTTAGIKPGLDVIAALLEALGNPHHRLAVLHVAGTNGKGSVCAMLESVLRASGFKTGLYTSPHLIDFSERFVVDGKRIPEDRLNDYIWLMEEKADAVEQSTGLRGATFFEMSTAMAFQYFADEKVDVAIIETGMGGRWDATNVVIPLVSVVTHIDIDHTNFLGDTIGKIAAEKAGIIKPGRPVVSAQQCADALAELRQMGEPVICSAEAVSVLKIGEPQRLKIETHSRNLPPINLPLLGGCQRENCAVAVAALEVLADIVDFEPAFKKGLESVEWGARFQTLLTEPLMILDGAHNPSAARALAKTLRELHSGKQIGFIFGFLEDKESVEFLRELKPLASKVWTLPIDAPRGITAEQAAVQCRVAGLEATPAGPSTAWDSAREWASADPDRLIVITGSLYLKQALSGM from the coding sequence ATGAGTGATTCGTATAAGAAGCTGTTTCAACGAACCACCGCGGGGATCAAACCCGGGCTGGATGTCATCGCGGCATTGCTGGAAGCGCTCGGTAATCCGCACCATCGGCTCGCGGTGCTCCACGTGGCCGGCACCAACGGCAAGGGCTCCGTCTGCGCCATGCTCGAATCGGTGTTGCGTGCTTCCGGCTTCAAGACCGGCCTCTACACCTCGCCGCACCTCATCGACTTTTCGGAACGCTTCGTGGTTGATGGGAAACGGATTCCCGAAGATAGGCTCAACGACTATATCTGGCTCATGGAGGAAAAGGCCGACGCGGTGGAGCAATCAACCGGGCTTCGCGGAGCCACCTTCTTCGAAATGTCCACCGCCATGGCCTTCCAATATTTCGCCGACGAAAAAGTGGATGTCGCAATCATCGAAACCGGCATGGGCGGACGGTGGGATGCAACCAACGTCGTGATTCCGCTCGTATCGGTCGTCACGCACATCGATATCGACCACACCAACTTCCTTGGCGACACCATCGGAAAGATCGCCGCCGAGAAAGCCGGCATCATCAAACCCGGAAGGCCCGTGGTCTCCGCGCAGCAATGCGCCGACGCCCTGGCGGAACTGCGGCAGATGGGCGAGCCCGTCATCTGCAGCGCGGAAGCGGTGTCGGTGCTGAAGATCGGTGAGCCGCAACGGCTGAAAATAGAAACCCATTCGCGCAACCTGCCGCCCATCAACCTGCCGTTGCTCGGTGGGTGCCAGCGCGAAAACTGCGCCGTTGCCGTTGCCGCGCTTGAAGTGCTGGCGGACATCGTTGATTTCGAACCGGCCTTCAAGAAAGGGTTGGAGTCGGTGGAATGGGGCGCCCGGTTCCAGACGCTTCTAACGGAACCCCTGATGATCCTCGATGGCGCCCACAATCCATCGGCGGCCCGGGCTCTGGCCAAAACACTCCGGGAACTCCATTCCGGGAAACAGATCGGTTTCATTTTTGGATTTCTCGAAGACAAGGAGTCGGTGGAATTCCTGCGCGAGCTCAAACCGCTCGCCTCCAAGGTGTGGACCCTTCCCATCGATGCGCCGCGCGGCATCACGGCTGAACAAGCCGCCGTTCAATGCCGGGTCGCCGGCCTCGAAGCAACGCCAGCCGGGCCTTCCACGGCATGGGATTCCGCGCGGGAGTGGGCATCCGCCGATCCCGATCGCCTGATCGTCATCACCGGTTCGCTCTACCTGAAGCAGGCCCTGTCAGGTATGTAG
- a CDS encoding response regulator transcription factor: protein MKLLVVDDEKAMANAIRDNLEFEGYKADCAYGGQDALDRLLGEKYALVILDVMMPDIDGFNVLEQLRSNADRTPVIFLTARSAEADKLRGLGLGADDYVVKPFSILELVARVKAVLNRTAPGSGIATLQLGNALIDFRKLSVSSGGNEEELGRYEADILQLLASDPGHVFSRADILDAVWGMEAFPSNRTIDNHIVKLRQKIEPEPKHPKHLISVYGKGYKLKMGT, encoded by the coding sequence ATGAAGCTACTGGTGGTTGACGATGAAAAGGCGATGGCCAATGCCATCCGCGACAACCTTGAGTTCGAGGGCTACAAGGCGGATTGCGCCTACGGCGGACAGGACGCCCTCGACCGGTTGCTCGGAGAAAAATACGCGCTCGTCATCCTCGATGTCATGATGCCGGACATCGACGGTTTCAACGTTCTCGAGCAGCTCCGTTCCAACGCCGACCGCACGCCGGTCATCTTCCTCACCGCCCGCTCGGCCGAAGCCGACAAGCTACGCGGCCTGGGCCTGGGCGCCGACGACTATGTGGTGAAGCCGTTCAGCATCCTTGAACTGGTTGCGCGCGTAAAGGCCGTGCTCAACCGCACCGCGCCCGGTTCGGGCATCGCGACCCTGCAGCTCGGAAATGCGCTGATCGATTTCAGGAAGCTAAGCGTTTCCTCGGGGGGCAACGAGGAGGAGCTTGGACGCTACGAGGCCGACATCCTGCAACTGCTCGCCTCCGATCCCGGGCACGTGTTTTCCCGTGCCGACATTCTCGATGCCGTCTGGGGCATGGAGGCCTTCCCCTCCAACCGCACCATCGACAACCACATCGTCAAACTCCGCCAAAAGATCGAACCCGAACCCAAACATCCCAAACACCTGATATCGGTCTACGGCAAGGGCTATAAACTGAAAATGGGTACGTAG
- a CDS encoding sensor histidine kinase, with translation MNARLPKLLNIGLAMLMAGLFIAAFLLNRKNYESSASVVESIAIKGFNAEADALISHIESAEKSMFDTLDTPQALAHDLFIISKERVVPACVVDPPPPVSRKVADEAFAQGLSLMPDWQAIPYFETAARLEAKTPDDLYQKIGALFNLHEYRKDNLTACRILYQINRSDISLTEPQKQFFNNLLSESDAHGAYVRKRLSQLQQKAASIDHQLINRNGARRVLIDDEILSIRNDGLAVLHTIRFRDKSEPTLETEPSGLIHREILPGHYFVLPDSTIDEAKTDIRRQYRAGNIILLILAGMGSALVSGTMAIASRQRRLNAMRTEFIATVSHELRTPLSLIRLHAETLKHGRVPEAKVAEYHQTLLTEAERLTGIVNNVLDFSRMERDQLQIHPEHVNLSELTEQTMDAFNDRLMQEGFTLERSIPPGIMGTVDRLAYSQIVFNLLDNAIKYSDGAKTIRIGLDVCEGWNILTVADQGIGIPDKLKKHIFEEFVRSDDSKVTARRGSGIGLSIAQRLADKMGGTIEVTDNQPQGSIFTVRLVS, from the coding sequence ATGAACGCCCGGCTTCCAAAGCTACTGAATATTGGTTTGGCCATGCTCATGGCCGGGCTGTTCATTGCCGCATTTTTGCTGAACCGGAAGAATTACGAATCCTCTGCATCCGTTGTGGAATCGATAGCCATCAAAGGATTCAACGCCGAAGCCGATGCTTTGATAAGCCATATCGAATCTGCCGAAAAAAGCATGTTCGATACATTGGATACACCGCAAGCCTTGGCCCATGACCTGTTCATCATATCCAAAGAGCGTGTTGTGCCGGCGTGCGTCGTTGATCCGCCACCACCGGTCTCCCGGAAGGTGGCCGATGAGGCTTTTGCACAAGGCCTCTCGCTCATGCCGGACTGGCAAGCCATTCCCTATTTTGAAACAGCGGCCAGACTGGAGGCGAAAACACCTGACGATCTGTATCAAAAAATCGGTGCTCTGTTTAACCTGCACGAATACCGCAAGGACAATCTAACGGCCTGCCGGATCCTGTATCAGATCAACCGCTCCGACATTTCGTTGACCGAACCCCAAAAACAGTTTTTCAACAATCTGCTCTCCGAATCCGATGCCCATGGTGCTTATGTCCGCAAGCGGCTTTCCCAACTTCAACAAAAAGCCGCTTCGATAGACCACCAGCTGATTAACCGCAATGGAGCCCGGCGAGTCCTGATCGACGACGAAATTCTTTCAATCAGAAATGACGGCCTAGCCGTCCTCCATACCATTCGGTTCAGGGATAAATCCGAACCAACACTTGAGACCGAACCCAGCGGACTGATCCACCGGGAAATACTACCGGGACACTATTTCGTGCTTCCCGACTCCACGATTGACGAGGCAAAAACCGACATTCGCAGGCAATACCGGGCCGGCAACATCATCCTGCTTATCCTGGCGGGGATGGGCAGTGCGCTGGTTTCAGGAACCATGGCCATAGCGAGCCGACAACGGCGGCTCAATGCCATGCGAACCGAATTCATCGCCACCGTATCGCACGAGTTGCGCACCCCGCTTTCGCTGATCCGCCTGCATGCGGAAACGCTGAAACATGGGCGCGTGCCGGAAGCGAAGGTTGCGGAATACCACCAGACGCTTCTCACCGAAGCCGAACGGTTGACGGGCATTGTGAACAACGTGCTGGATTTTTCGCGCATGGAACGCGACCAACTCCAAATCCATCCCGAACACGTCAACCTGTCCGAACTCACGGAACAAACGATGGATGCCTTCAACGACCGGCTCATGCAGGAGGGATTCACGCTCGAAAGGAGCATCCCCCCAGGCATCATGGGCACCGTTGATCGCCTCGCCTATTCACAGATTGTTTTCAACCTGCTCGACAATGCCATCAAATATTCCGACGGCGCCAAAACCATTCGGATCGGGCTGGACGTTTGCGAGGGTTGGAATATCCTGACCGTTGCCGACCAAGGCATCGGCATACCGGACAAACTCAAGAAACACATTTTCGAGGAGTTTGTCCGTTCGGACGACAGCAAGGTGACGGCGCGGCGCGGCAGCGGGATCGGTTTGAGTATTGCGCAACGCCTGGCGGATAAAATGGGTGGAACCATCGAAGTGACCGACAACCAACCGCAAGGATCGATATTTACCGTTCGATTAGTTTCGTAG
- a CDS encoding M13 family metallopeptidase, producing MNHHTEQYQWRARFHPGHPIAKTCTNVFSRGGTRPSTLSPACILFIALSLVITSFADDLSQLYEKAYFLETAKGQTQEALEVYKTIIATNATDGNRQILIQSLQRMLTLHKKQRDKTLQEKVDNFTILPSTLDRIVDTFGEPDSYVGSEKVFTRENLPETGYTMTYANGFSIRISMGKITELGFLEPNFSIRGISIGSTLEEVVAAFPPDEIRDQAESPHVEKGILFTNIYKNGAHSYPTKYGVRFFFTQGKVYGLYLNKDFMPGNNPTRSQEIQQ from the coding sequence ATGAACCATCATACCGAACAATACCAATGGAGGGCCCGGTTCCACCCGGGCCACCCCATCGCCAAAACCTGCACCAACGTATTCAGTCGAGGTGGAACTCGACCCTCCACGTTATCTCCCGCCTGTATCCTCTTCATTGCTCTATCCCTCGTAATTACCTCTTTCGCCGACGACCTCTCGCAGCTCTACGAAAAGGCCTACTTCCTCGAAACCGCCAAGGGACAGACCCAGGAGGCGCTGGAGGTTTATAAAACCATCATTGCGACCAATGCCACGGATGGGAATCGGCAGATCCTGATCCAATCCTTGCAACGGATGTTAACCTTGCACAAGAAACAAAGGGACAAAACGCTGCAAGAGAAAGTCGACAATTTCACCATTCTACCCAGCACCCTCGACCGTATAGTCGATACCTTTGGCGAACCGGACTCCTATGTCGGTAGCGAGAAGGTCTTCACCCGCGAAAACCTGCCCGAAACCGGCTATACAATGACCTATGCAAATGGGTTTTCGATCCGGATTTCCATGGGGAAAATTACTGAGCTTGGGTTCCTGGAACCGAACTTCAGCATCCGTGGGATTTCCATAGGCTCGACGCTGGAAGAAGTCGTTGCAGCTTTCCCTCCGGACGAGATCCGCGACCAAGCGGAATCACCCCACGTTGAAAAAGGGATACTTTTCACGAATATTTATAAAAATGGAGCTCATTCGTATCCGACCAAATATGGCGTTCGCTTCTTTTTCACCCAAGGCAAGGTCTACGGCCTCTATCTAAACAAGGATTTCATGCCCGGCAACAACCCAACTCGATCGCAGGAGATCCAGCAATGA
- a CDS encoding carbohydrate binding domain-containing protein codes for MKTTIIAATLLLASIASANDLSQLYEKAYFLETAKGEREASLKIYREIAATPATDRNQETIIKTLRRMLVLYEASTGEDMQAALAKLNLDFEQGAMAPSNPYPAMWGGGGNGYEIAIDSKEKKNGNHTCRIRQTGQGGFATITGTLEPKLLAGRKVRMSGYLKLDDVSNMAGLWLRADQDNKPAAFYNMADQQLKGSKDWKHYSFELIIPAGVDNINFGALMSGSGTLWIDDINIEFVD; via the coding sequence ATGAAAACGACGATCATTGCAGCAACGCTACTACTGGCATCTATCGCATCGGCCAACGACCTCTCGCAGCTCTACGAAAAAGCCTATTTCCTCGAAACCGCCAAGGGCGAACGGGAGGCGTCGCTGAAGATCTATCGCGAGATTGCGGCAACACCTGCCACCGACAGGAACCAAGAGACGATCATTAAAACCTTGCGGCGCATGCTTGTCCTCTACGAAGCATCGACCGGCGAAGATATGCAGGCGGCGTTGGCTAAGCTGAACCTGGATTTCGAGCAAGGAGCCATGGCGCCCTCCAACCCCTACCCAGCCATGTGGGGCGGCGGAGGCAACGGCTATGAAATCGCCATCGATTCCAAGGAGAAGAAAAATGGGAACCACACCTGCCGCATCCGGCAGACGGGGCAAGGCGGCTTCGCTACCATCACCGGAACACTCGAACCCAAGCTGCTGGCGGGGCGCAAGGTGCGGATGAGTGGCTATCTGAAACTCGACGACGTCTCCAACATGGCCGGCCTTTGGCTGCGCGCCGACCAGGACAACAAACCCGCCGCGTTCTACAACATGGCCGATCAACAACTGAAAGGCTCCAAAGACTGGAAGCATTATTCATTCGAGCTCATCATCCCGGCCGGCGTGGACAACATTAACTTTGGTGCGCTGATGAGCGGTAGCGGAACGCTGTGGATCGACGACATCAACATTGAATTTGTCGACTAA
- a CDS encoding right-handed parallel beta-helix repeat-containing protein, whose protein sequence is MSLLWSALARQRFETGRKAFKCGANPPHPKGVLPLLVALSLSTTGLANDLLQKYEKAYYLETAKGKAKEAAAIYSAIADEEPTDANQEAIKKSLLRLLDIGTKRKHEATIRDCHEKLLSKTDTSVQELVDATAEGGTVFIPAGTHEGTVVLGKNLTLQGAGRGASILEATSDKPLIHVPKKQEVVIASLTLKSQLETSERTDPPGCALLVQDAKATLKDCAVMALKDANRCPLGVYVQGFSDVQLLDSVFEGYAYPIFFADGTEGLVKGCLVKNPADCGFMSHADSEVAIENSIFAGSAKHGVRSTGGTIHLKNNLIVKNRNRGIYLGNKTTHGEITNTAIVENGCGISTFASSDIEIENNVILGNGFSGIDTRYYGQITVKNNIIANNEKTGFAVFEEGSTKFKVGKNTFHGNGQPSTDYDLPSSTIMEDPKFADAKNGDFSAGNKTVKSEGHGLVNPDVISTLWKKYEEACK, encoded by the coding sequence ATGAGTTTACTTTGGAGTGCGCTGGCTCGACAGCGCTTTGAAACCGGACGCAAGGCATTTAAATGCGGAGCCAATCCTCCGCACCCAAAGGGGGTGCTCCCGCTGCTCGTGGCATTGAGCCTATCAACCACAGGCCTTGCAAACGATCTGCTGCAAAAGTACGAAAAGGCCTACTACCTTGAAACAGCCAAGGGGAAGGCCAAGGAAGCGGCGGCCATCTATAGCGCCATCGCGGATGAAGAGCCGACGGATGCCAACCAGGAGGCGATCAAGAAGAGCCTGCTTCGCCTGCTGGACATCGGCACGAAACGCAAACACGAAGCCACCATTCGCGACTGCCATGAAAAGCTGCTGTCGAAGACTGATACGTCGGTACAGGAACTGGTGGATGCCACGGCGGAGGGCGGAACCGTCTTCATTCCCGCCGGCACACACGAAGGCACGGTTGTTCTCGGAAAAAACCTGACACTGCAAGGAGCCGGGCGAGGTGCTTCGATTCTGGAAGCAACATCCGATAAACCGCTGATCCATGTGCCGAAGAAGCAGGAGGTGGTGATTGCATCGCTAACGCTGAAGAGCCAGCTCGAAACCAGCGAACGCACCGATCCGCCGGGTTGTGCGCTGCTGGTCCAGGATGCCAAGGCAACGTTGAAAGACTGCGCCGTCATGGCCTTGAAGGATGCGAACCGCTGCCCGCTCGGGGTCTATGTGCAGGGCTTTTCGGACGTGCAGCTGCTGGATAGTGTGTTCGAGGGCTACGCCTATCCGATCTTTTTCGCCGATGGAACCGAGGGGCTTGTTAAGGGTTGCCTGGTCAAGAATCCGGCGGACTGCGGGTTCATGTCGCATGCGGACAGCGAAGTGGCGATCGAGAATTCTATTTTCGCAGGCTCGGCGAAACACGGCGTTCGTTCCACCGGCGGAACGATCCATTTGAAAAACAACCTGATCGTCAAGAACCGCAACCGCGGCATCTATCTCGGCAACAAGACCACCCACGGAGAAATCACGAACACCGCCATCGTCGAAAACGGCTGCGGGATCAGTACCTTCGCCTCGTCCGACATCGAAATCGAAAACAACGTCATCCTCGGCAACGGGTTTTCCGGAATCGATACCCGCTACTACGGCCAAATCACCGTCAAGAACAACATCATCGCCAACAATGAAAAAACCGGCTTCGCCGTGTTCGAAGAGGGCAGCACCAAGTTCAAGGTGGGCAAAAACACCTTCCACGGCAACGGCCAACCGAGCACCGACTACGACCTCCCCTCCTCCACGATCATGGAGGACCCGAAGTTTGCCGATGCCAAGAACGGCGACTTTTCCGCGGGCAACAAGACCGTCAAATCCGAAGGGCACGGCCTGGTGAACCCCGACGTTATTTCAACGCTATGGAAAAAATACGAGGAGGCCTGCAAATGA
- the aroB gene encoding 3-dehydroquinate synthase: MNLGERSYQIHIGAGVLDRIGGLCADVGLKGKCLVITDENVGGHYAEPVLQSLEGAGFSARLATLPPGEQTKCGDQVFSLYSECIKAGLDRKSFVVALGGGVIGDLAGFVAATYLRGIPFVQVPTSLLSMVDSSVGGKTGINIPEGKNLVGAFYQPQLVLADLDTLKTLPPREYAAGLAEVVKYGIIYDAPFFKTLEENIHALADVNNSELLAKMVGRSCEVKAEVVAQDEREGGLRAILNFGHTVGHAVENVAGYGTYVHGEAVAIGSVYAARASAELTGLSKEETERIEQIFKALGLPVTAPGLEWPALREALTVDKKTIGGMPKFVLASEIGAVTFGNEVPEALMETLWNGL; encoded by the coding sequence GTGAATCTAGGCGAGCGCTCCTACCAAATCCATATCGGGGCGGGTGTTTTGGACCGGATCGGCGGGCTTTGCGCCGATGTGGGTCTGAAGGGGAAATGTTTGGTGATCACCGACGAAAACGTGGGTGGGCATTATGCGGAACCCGTGCTGCAATCGTTGGAGGGCGCCGGTTTTTCGGCCCGCCTTGCCACGCTGCCGCCCGGCGAGCAGACCAAGTGCGGCGACCAGGTGTTTTCCCTATATAGTGAATGCATCAAGGCCGGGCTCGACCGAAAGTCGTTTGTCGTGGCGCTGGGCGGCGGGGTGATCGGCGATCTGGCCGGTTTCGTGGCCGCCACCTATTTAAGGGGCATCCCGTTCGTGCAGGTGCCGACCTCCCTGCTTTCGATGGTCGATAGCTCCGTCGGCGGCAAGACCGGCATCAACATTCCCGAGGGTAAAAACCTGGTCGGGGCCTTCTACCAGCCGCAGCTCGTGCTGGCCGACCTCGACACGCTCAAAACCCTCCCGCCGCGCGAATATGCCGCCGGCCTGGCCGAAGTGGTCAAATACGGCATTATCTACGACGCACCGTTCTTCAAGACGCTTGAAGAAAACATCCACGCGTTGGCCGATGTAAACAATTCGGAACTGCTGGCCAAGATGGTTGGGCGCAGCTGCGAGGTGAAGGCCGAGGTGGTGGCGCAGGATGAGCGCGAGGGCGGGCTGCGCGCCATTCTGAACTTTGGCCACACCGTCGGCCACGCGGTCGAGAATGTTGCCGGATACGGCACCTATGTGCATGGCGAGGCCGTGGCCATCGGTTCCGTCTATGCCGCCCGGGCTTCCGCCGAACTAACGGGGCTCTCCAAGGAAGAGACCGAACGGATCGAACAGATTTTCAAGGCCTTGGGCCTTCCGGTAACCGCCCCGGGCCTGGAATGGCCGGCCCTGCGCGAGGCGCTTACGGTCGACAAGAAGACCATTGGCGGCATGCCCAAGTTTGTCCTCGCCTCCGAAATCGGCGCCGTCACCTTCGGCAACGAAGTCCCCGAAGCCCTCATGGAAACCCTCTGGAACGGTTTGTGA